The Gracilimonas sp. genome includes a region encoding these proteins:
- a CDS encoding nuclear transport factor 2 family protein, which translates to MNKIFTLTLVLISISMTALAQQSEEQSVSKILGDFENAIVENNSEVASKLLHDDVVILEGNNSETKEQYLSHHFHSDGRFLSAINRELISEQITIEGNVAWVSSQTKMIGTYNEREIDRTSLELAVLKKEKGEWKIIALHWS; encoded by the coding sequence ATGAATAAAATATTTACTCTTACATTAGTGCTAATTAGCATTTCCATGACAGCCCTGGCTCAACAGTCAGAAGAACAATCTGTTAGTAAAATACTGGGCGACTTCGAAAACGCCATTGTTGAAAATAACTCGGAAGTTGCTTCCAAATTACTTCATGATGATGTAGTCATTCTGGAAGGAAACAACAGTGAAACAAAAGAACAGTACCTTTCTCACCACTTTCATTCAGATGGCAGGTTTCTAAGTGCGATAAATCGTGAATTAATTTCTGAACAAATAACCATCGAAGGTAATGTAGCCTGGGTATCGTCCCAAACAAAAATGATCGGGACCTATAATGAACGAGAAATTGACCGAACCAGTCTCGAGTTAGCAGTTCTGAAGAAAGAAAAGGGTGAATGGAAAATTATTGCTTTGCATTGGTCCTGA
- a CDS encoding metalloregulator ArsR/SmtB family transcription factor encodes MSKQSCIRDVADLNQINRCIDSIHAVESSILKLSDILKLAGNDVRLKILFLLSTEEDLCPCDLSDILDMTVPAISQHLRKLKDAGLLDSRREGKLIFYSLQEPYDDLLKPLFNQIENNTIMEVLAA; translated from the coding sequence ATGAGTAAACAATCCTGTATTCGTGATGTAGCCGATCTGAACCAGATCAACCGCTGCATTGATTCTATCCATGCGGTAGAATCATCCATCTTAAAACTCTCGGACATACTGAAACTGGCCGGAAATGATGTGCGCCTGAAAATTCTGTTTTTACTGAGCACCGAAGAAGATTTATGTCCATGTGATTTGAGCGATATTTTGGATATGACCGTACCGGCGATATCGCAACACCTACGAAAATTGAAAGACGCCGGACTTTTAGATTCAAGAAGAGAGGGAAAACTCATTTTCTATTCCCTGCAAGAACCTTATGACGATCTTTTGAAACCACTTTTCAACCAAATTGAAAACAATACCATTATGGAGGTATTAGCCGCATGA
- a CDS encoding TolC family protein yields MIKGFFFGISLFLVSSNLSFSQTPDSTLLLDELIQKVLEQNPELMASNKDWDASKTKISQVKALPDPTLGLNIMNLPVNSFALDQEPMTGKQVSLMQPFPFPGKLSLKGDIAKSESEIALHRYRELKNQLIKNTSQAYFDLYYIDQALATVANNQELLKEFVEIAETRYGVGKGTQPDVLRAQVALSKMIDQELKLLQQREAVQARINTLLNDPADSPLGKAVVMEPEPWTGKLQTLIQRADSSSPVLAAWKTAVKQSGQKVDLALKDRYPDFSVGVAYTQRNELQNGMQGYDFVSAMFNVKIPLFLNKKQNKKVQETQIRQSSIEYRYQNVANSIEQKLQQSLTDLEKNQRLLELYRTGIIPQAEESLESSIAGYQNDKVDFLSLLDSELTLFQFRLDYHRFLADYHKAIADIEALTGTEF; encoded by the coding sequence ATGATAAAGGGATTTTTCTTCGGAATATCACTGTTCCTTGTTTCATCTAATTTAAGTTTTTCTCAAACACCAGACTCCACATTATTACTGGATGAGCTTATACAAAAAGTATTAGAACAAAATCCAGAATTAATGGCTTCAAATAAAGACTGGGATGCCAGCAAAACTAAGATATCACAGGTAAAAGCATTACCCGATCCTACGTTAGGTTTAAATATCATGAACCTGCCGGTCAACAGCTTTGCTCTTGATCAGGAGCCTATGACAGGCAAGCAGGTATCCCTGATGCAACCGTTCCCTTTCCCCGGTAAACTTAGTCTGAAGGGCGATATTGCAAAAAGTGAGTCGGAGATAGCTTTACATCGGTATAGAGAACTTAAGAATCAGCTTATAAAAAACACCTCTCAGGCTTATTTCGACCTCTATTACATAGATCAGGCTCTTGCAACAGTTGCAAATAACCAGGAGTTGCTCAAGGAATTCGTTGAAATAGCTGAGACAAGGTATGGCGTGGGTAAAGGTACGCAACCGGATGTATTACGGGCACAAGTAGCTCTTTCAAAAATGATTGATCAGGAACTCAAGCTTCTCCAACAGCGTGAAGCTGTGCAGGCCCGCATTAATACCCTATTAAACGACCCCGCTGATTCGCCGCTTGGCAAGGCTGTTGTTATGGAACCGGAACCCTGGACGGGCAAACTACAAACGCTCATTCAGCGAGCCGACAGTAGCAGCCCGGTACTTGCAGCATGGAAAACGGCCGTTAAGCAAAGCGGGCAAAAGGTAGATTTAGCACTGAAAGACCGATATCCTGATTTTTCAGTTGGTGTTGCTTATACCCAACGGAATGAACTGCAAAACGGGATGCAGGGCTATGATTTTGTCTCGGCTATGTTCAATGTTAAAATTCCTCTCTTTTTAAATAAAAAGCAGAATAAAAAGGTACAAGAGACCCAAATTCGACAGTCGTCTATAGAGTATCGCTATCAAAATGTAGCAAATTCCATTGAACAAAAACTTCAACAATCACTTACTGACCTTGAAAAAAACCAGAGACTCTTGGAACTGTACAGAACAGGGATTATTCCTCAGGCCGAAGAATCCCTGGAGTCATCAATAGCCGGGTATCAGAATGACAAGGTGGACTTCTTGTCTCTACTTGATAGTGAATTAACGCTTTTTCAGTTTCGCCTGGATTACCATCGCTTTTTAGCCGACTACCATAAAGCTATAGCAGATATAGAAGCACTAACCGGCACAGAGTTTTAA
- a CDS encoding cytochrome c, which translates to MPLFILIGCGNSENERSKPEIVDDSFKNNRWYTESQYKMGRVVFSENCARCHGTKGQGLVENWKKPNPDGSFPPPPLNGTAHTWHHPMEILVQTINNGGAPYGGNMPAFREVLSEEEKIAVIAYIQNLWDQKTYDRWTNMNAKF; encoded by the coding sequence ATGCCTTTATTTATTCTTATCGGGTGTGGAAACTCTGAGAATGAAAGATCCAAACCCGAAATAGTGGATGACTCCTTTAAGAATAACAGGTGGTACACAGAGTCACAATATAAAATGGGTAGGGTCGTATTTTCAGAAAACTGTGCCCGTTGTCACGGGACAAAAGGCCAGGGATTGGTAGAGAATTGGAAGAAGCCAAACCCTGATGGATCCTTCCCGCCACCTCCTTTAAATGGTACGGCACATACCTGGCATCATCCGATGGAAATATTAGTACAAACTATTAATAATGGCGGAGCACCATATGGTGGCAATATGCCAGCTTTCAGGGAAGTACTTTCTGAAGAGGAAAAAATAGCTGTTATTGCCTATATACAAAATTTATGGGACCAGAAAACCTACGATCGGTGGACTAATATGAACGCAAAATTTTGA
- the merA gene encoding mercury(II) reductase — protein MKELELDIAGMTCDHCAVSIENNLSKLNGIQKADVSYPNGTATVSFDESTLDKASVIEAVNQTGKYQVVGESGKEQTGENLYSLIIIGGGSAAFAAAIRASELGGTALIINKGLPTGGTCVNVGCVPSKTLIRTAEAFHNASRPRFEGIETTATISDFKKVIEQKREMVLDLRQEKYVNVIKDDPSITLIEGYGKLIQTNQVQVNNSTYTAENILIATGASPFIPEIPGLKEAGYLTNESAYELEQLPEDLIILGGGYIALENAQLFSRLGSKVTVLQRSEHVLSDQPEELATALTGYLEEEGLTILTNTDILEITKTDKKRSIRFTVNGEEKELEADQILVATGRQGNTGNLNLKSAGIETKGRNYIPVDETMRTNTPNIFAAGDVVGERQFVYTAAYEGKVAAENAMRDSHGKADFSVLPWVIFTDPQVAGVGMDEQQAEEAGVNYQAIKLTLDNVPRSIAARDTRGYIKLIRNKDNDRLIGARILAPEGSELLMELALAIRHGVSIQSLKSEFHPYLTLSEGIKLAALTFDKDVKKLSCCAV, from the coding sequence ATGAAAGAACTGGAACTGGACATAGCGGGCATGACATGCGATCATTGCGCCGTGTCTATTGAAAATAATCTATCCAAACTAAACGGAATACAGAAGGCGGATGTAAGCTACCCCAACGGAACGGCTACGGTATCATTTGATGAATCCACCCTTGATAAAGCTTCAGTGATTGAAGCCGTAAATCAGACGGGAAAGTATCAGGTAGTGGGCGAATCAGGAAAAGAGCAAACTGGTGAAAACCTTTACTCTTTGATTATTATCGGGGGCGGTTCGGCTGCTTTTGCTGCCGCTATCCGAGCCAGTGAATTGGGGGGAACTGCGCTTATTATTAATAAAGGTCTGCCAACAGGTGGAACGTGCGTAAATGTGGGGTGCGTGCCATCCAAAACGCTGATCCGAACCGCAGAAGCCTTCCATAACGCATCTCGTCCAAGATTTGAAGGGATTGAAACCACTGCAACTATCAGTGATTTTAAAAAAGTGATCGAGCAAAAACGGGAGATGGTTCTGGACCTGCGGCAGGAGAAGTATGTGAATGTGATAAAGGATGATCCAAGCATCACCCTTATTGAAGGGTACGGAAAGTTAATTCAAACAAATCAGGTTCAGGTAAATAATTCAACCTACACCGCCGAGAACATTTTAATTGCCACAGGAGCTTCCCCGTTTATTCCTGAAATACCCGGACTCAAAGAAGCGGGATATCTGACCAATGAATCGGCCTATGAACTTGAGCAGCTCCCGGAAGATCTCATCATTTTGGGTGGCGGATATATTGCTCTTGAAAATGCACAACTCTTTAGTCGACTGGGAAGCAAAGTGACGGTACTACAGCGATCAGAACATGTGTTAAGTGATCAACCCGAAGAGCTTGCAACAGCCTTAACGGGATATTTGGAAGAGGAAGGATTAACCATTTTGACGAATACAGACATTCTGGAAATAACGAAAACAGATAAAAAAAGAAGTATTCGATTTACGGTAAACGGAGAAGAAAAAGAACTTGAAGCTGATCAGATATTAGTTGCTACCGGCAGGCAGGGAAATACAGGGAACCTGAATCTTAAATCCGCAGGAATTGAGACCAAAGGACGCAATTACATTCCCGTGGATGAAACCATGCGAACCAATACACCCAACATCTTTGCCGCCGGCGATGTAGTGGGCGAACGGCAGTTTGTATATACTGCGGCCTATGAAGGAAAAGTTGCTGCTGAAAATGCAATGAGAGATAGTCATGGAAAAGCCGATTTTTCAGTCTTACCGTGGGTTATTTTCACTGATCCACAGGTGGCCGGTGTGGGCATGGATGAACAACAAGCCGAAGAAGCTGGAGTCAACTATCAAGCAATTAAACTTACGCTGGACAATGTGCCTCGATCCATCGCCGCTCGGGACACCCGCGGTTATATTAAGTTGATCAGAAACAAAGATAATGACCGCTTGATTGGAGCCCGTATTTTGGCACCGGAAGGTTCGGAACTATTGATGGAACTGGCTCTGGCTATTCGACACGGGGTTTCCATTCAGTCACTAAAGTCGGAATTTCATCCTTACCTGACCCTTTCTGAAGGAATTAAGCTTGCGGCACTCACTTTTGATAAAGACGTGAAAAAACTAAGCTGTTGTGCTGTGTAG
- a CDS encoding YceI family protein: MKRRTLFWFSLFTLLLFVFPHQGKAQTYQTGNGHAEFTGYTPLFSFEGSSDSLSGSVILSDSAVSFQLPVKSIDTGNNKRNRDMVKTLKAETYPYAKFEGKIITPFRSDTSGVQEVEVKGTFTVHGTSQKLTIPGTMQFTDNGLNITAEWSQKLTAYDIDPPSVLFYSMKDRLDIRVKAALELSGK, translated from the coding sequence ATGAAACGAAGAACACTATTTTGGTTTAGCCTTTTTACCTTGCTTTTATTTGTGTTTCCTCACCAGGGCAAGGCACAAACCTATCAAACCGGGAACGGACATGCCGAATTTACGGGTTATACCCCCCTGTTTTCATTTGAAGGCTCATCAGACAGCTTAAGTGGAAGCGTAATCCTGTCCGATTCTGCCGTTTCATTTCAACTGCCTGTAAAATCTATTGACACAGGGAATAATAAACGCAACCGGGATATGGTAAAAACACTGAAAGCTGAAACATATCCGTATGCAAAATTTGAGGGAAAAATTATTACTCCGTTTAGAAGTGATACTTCCGGGGTTCAGGAGGTCGAGGTAAAAGGGACATTTACAGTTCATGGCACCTCACAGAAACTGACCATCCCCGGAACTATGCAGTTTACAGATAACGGTTTGAACATTACCGCCGAATGGTCACAGAAATTGACCGCTTATGATATTGATCCGCCCAGTGTTCTGTTTTACAGCATGAAAGACCGGCTGGATATCCGGGTAAAGGCTGCGCTGGAGCTATCCGGTAAATAG
- a CDS encoding DUF2231 domain-containing protein has translation MELLPEWALNIHPLVVHFPVALLVVAAGLNLLTFFIPEKWWDEWKNTILYGLGAVAAIAAYYTGQSAADTVFLPSQAQSVLNNHADWAFWTVWYFGLYAAARIALHWYKMMDKFSLRILAFVIALPGVFLLFQTGDHGAKLVFGYGAGTGQLLEQQSSANASATTDSLLQSNSTFKVNDNGDWSWEIGPNGVSTLLSKFQWLEGAPQNLQPSVVKSGDNYLIQLTPESSPNFFTVRNALLNVQVDYYLDLSNFDGEVELVNHVQDAQNYDFVTLSSEGTITQGRVIGGETNIFGEESYSASGILFVRTVVNGTHFRAYINREMAVHGHGDAPETGKVGLRLNGSGTVIIDSISLTQLN, from the coding sequence ATGGAACTATTACCTGAGTGGGCACTCAATATCCACCCGTTGGTGGTGCATTTTCCCGTTGCTCTGCTTGTTGTGGCGGCAGGACTGAATTTGCTGACTTTCTTTATTCCGGAAAAATGGTGGGATGAATGGAAAAATACTATTCTATATGGATTGGGAGCGGTTGCGGCTATCGCTGCTTATTATACAGGCCAATCAGCCGCCGATACCGTGTTTTTGCCCTCTCAAGCTCAATCGGTATTAAACAATCATGCTGACTGGGCATTTTGGACTGTCTGGTATTTTGGACTTTATGCAGCGGCACGCATCGCGCTTCACTGGTATAAAATGATGGACAAATTTAGTCTCAGAATCCTTGCATTTGTCATAGCTTTGCCCGGAGTGTTTCTTCTTTTTCAAACCGGAGATCACGGTGCCAAGTTGGTATTTGGTTATGGAGCCGGTACAGGGCAGTTGTTAGAGCAACAAAGTTCTGCGAATGCTTCTGCGACAACTGACAGCTTGCTTCAGTCAAATTCAACCTTCAAAGTTAATGATAATGGGGATTGGTCATGGGAGATCGGCCCCAATGGTGTTAGTACGCTGCTATCAAAGTTCCAGTGGCTTGAAGGAGCTCCTCAGAATCTTCAGCCCTCAGTTGTTAAAAGTGGAGATAACTACTTAATACAATTGACCCCCGAATCATCTCCCAACTTTTTTACTGTACGAAATGCTTTACTAAATGTGCAGGTCGATTATTACCTGGATCTGTCGAATTTTGATGGCGAGGTGGAGCTGGTCAACCATGTGCAAGATGCTCAAAATTACGATTTCGTCACCCTTAGTTCCGAAGGAACCATCACACAGGGACGGGTAATCGGGGGAGAAACTAACATTTTTGGTGAGGAAAGCTATTCGGCTTCCGGCATACTGTTTGTTCGTACAGTGGTTAACGGCACTCATTTCAGAGCGTATATTAACAGGGAGATGGCCGTTCACGGGCATGGAGATGCCCCGGAAACCGGGAAAGTTGGACTCCGGCTAAATGGAAGCGGTACTGTAATCATCGACAGCATTTCTTTAACACAACTCAATTAA
- a CDS encoding efflux RND transporter periplasmic adaptor subunit has product MSTTIMNTKSILLSLGAVVAFSLGGYWLGTQQTTDSSASSTETAEEMQNMPKAESDTRQKEDREVLYWQAPMNPSEIYDEPGKSSMGMDLVPVYADGASSSEGMISINPVVVQNMNVRTAKVQQKDLSTVVRAVGKVDYDEQKLFTVSPKISGWVEQLYVDYTGKMVQRGQPLFSIYSPELVTTQREYLLALKTQKKVASSSFETIRSGGSSLLDATRQRLEYWDIPDSEIKQLEQSGEVKKAITLKSPASGIVLHKNAIEGEYIKASTPAYKIADLSTIWVQTSVYDYEVPWIEEGQPAQMELSYQPGKTYEGIVAYVYPTLDQKTRTVQVRLEFSNPNLELKPGMFANVSIQTRPKNNVTVIPNEAIIRTGERNIVFVAKGEGSFEPREVTLGMEGGERNNEIEILEGVKPGEEIVTSAQFLFDSESRLQEAIQKMLQQKQDTSDMENMDMSGGEMNHDETPVDTTDHSNMDMTGGEMNHDEMPADTTDHSNMNM; this is encoded by the coding sequence ATGAGTACAACCATTATGAATACCAAATCAATATTACTATCCCTCGGAGCAGTTGTCGCCTTTTCACTAGGTGGTTACTGGCTGGGAACACAACAAACTACTGACAGTTCAGCATCTTCTACAGAAACCGCGGAAGAGATGCAGAATATGCCGAAGGCTGAATCAGATACCAGGCAAAAGGAAGATCGCGAAGTACTGTACTGGCAAGCTCCGATGAATCCAAGTGAAATTTATGATGAACCCGGTAAATCTAGTATGGGTATGGACCTGGTTCCGGTATATGCCGATGGAGCAAGCAGCTCGGAAGGGATGATATCAATAAATCCCGTGGTGGTACAAAATATGAATGTTCGAACGGCCAAAGTTCAGCAAAAAGATTTATCAACAGTCGTCCGTGCCGTTGGGAAAGTCGATTACGATGAACAAAAACTTTTTACTGTAAGTCCAAAAATTTCAGGTTGGGTTGAGCAGCTTTACGTGGATTATACAGGTAAAATGGTGCAACGGGGGCAACCGCTATTCAGTATCTACTCTCCTGAGTTGGTGACCACTCAGAGAGAATACCTGTTGGCTCTAAAAACCCAGAAAAAGGTAGCCTCCAGCAGTTTTGAAACCATCCGTTCTGGAGGAAGTAGCCTACTTGATGCTACACGCCAACGGCTAGAATATTGGGACATTCCTGATTCAGAAATAAAACAACTGGAACAAAGTGGGGAAGTCAAGAAAGCTATTACGCTAAAATCGCCTGCCTCTGGAATAGTGCTTCATAAAAATGCCATAGAAGGCGAGTATATAAAAGCGAGTACACCTGCGTATAAAATAGCAGATCTTTCAACCATTTGGGTGCAAACAAGCGTGTACGACTACGAGGTACCCTGGATTGAAGAGGGACAACCTGCACAAATGGAACTTTCCTATCAACCGGGTAAAACCTATGAAGGAATCGTTGCCTATGTATACCCCACCCTGGACCAGAAAACCCGAACCGTTCAGGTGCGGCTGGAATTTTCCAACCCTAATCTTGAACTAAAGCCAGGGATGTTTGCCAATGTAAGCATCCAAACGCGACCCAAAAATAATGTCACCGTCATTCCAAATGAGGCTATCATCAGAACCGGGGAACGTAACATCGTTTTTGTGGCAAAGGGCGAAGGCTCGTTTGAACCCCGCGAAGTAACCTTAGGTATGGAAGGTGGCGAGCGAAACAATGAAATTGAAATATTGGAAGGCGTAAAACCGGGTGAAGAGATTGTTACTTCTGCTCAGTTCCTTTTCGATAGTGAAAGCCGGCTGCAAGAAGCGATTCAAAAAATGCTTCAGCAAAAGCAAGATACCTCTGATATGGAGAACATGGACATGTCCGGTGGTGAAATGAACCACGATGAGACGCCAGTCGACACTACCGATCATTCAAACATGGATATGACCGGCGGGGAAATGAATCATGATGAAATGCCGGCCGACACTACCGACCATTCAAATATGAATATGTGA
- the merTP gene encoding mercuric transport protein MerTP, translated as MNKQPENNSDTKWLGAGLGVAFIASLCCITPVLAILAGTSGIASTFSFMDPFRPYLIGLTVLLLGFAWYQKLKPSKEIDCECDPEEARFTQSKSFLGTVTVVAALLLAFPNYSHWFFSDAQPTQIQYVSEANVERVTFTVKGMTCAGCEASVKNELGKLDGIIESEVSYDSGTATISYLKKKLTEKDLQDAINKTGFTANLQQEQENE; from the coding sequence ATGAACAAGCAACCGGAAAATAATTCTGATACCAAATGGCTGGGCGCTGGACTCGGAGTTGCATTTATCGCCTCCCTTTGCTGCATCACACCGGTGCTGGCTATTCTGGCAGGTACAAGTGGAATCGCTTCTACATTTTCATTCATGGACCCATTCCGGCCTTATTTAATCGGGCTGACTGTTCTTTTACTTGGGTTTGCATGGTACCAAAAACTGAAGCCCTCAAAAGAGATCGACTGTGAATGTGATCCTGAAGAAGCCCGTTTCACCCAGTCTAAATCATTTCTTGGCACCGTAACCGTTGTGGCGGCGCTGTTGCTGGCTTTTCCAAACTACTCCCATTGGTTTTTCTCTGACGCTCAACCCACACAAATACAATATGTTTCCGAGGCAAATGTAGAACGGGTCACCTTCACTGTAAAAGGCATGACCTGCGCTGGGTGTGAAGCCAGTGTGAAAAATGAGTTGGGTAAACTCGATGGAATTATTGAATCTGAGGTATCCTACGACAGCGGAACGGCTACTATTTCGTATTTAAAAAAGAAACTCACGGAAAAAGACCTCCAGGATGCTATCAATAAGACCGGATTTACAGCCAACCTTCAACAAGAGCAAGAAAACGAATAA